One Spiroplasma endosymbiont of Nebria brevicollis DNA window includes the following coding sequences:
- a CDS encoding Cof-type HAD-IIB family hydrolase, producing the protein MIKIIFTDIDGTLFDSASALSEVNLNACLKAQENNIKVVINTGRYGENAIRVGEMINADQYDGYIIGNDGAEIWSYEKQAWIYLQQLEQTDTTKLYKFLTNYNDKMILHFNSIDTLYVNHAANSWGKWVENLQIKIVQLKDFKDITMPISKIMVILEKYLSAENITKFISAFKSEFPHLTIVQYHTNVFSIGVKDISKGSAVQWLCNLLEIDPKDALTIGDGFNDLPMFEISGHPVVMENANIALKPFGKLIAPSNDDHGVGHIINNYVLKDMKK; encoded by the coding sequence ATGATAAAAATAATTTTCACTGATATAGATGGTACCCTGTTTGATAGTGCCAGTGCTTTAAGCGAAGTTAATCTTAATGCATGTTTAAAAGCCCAGGAAAATAATATTAAAGTTGTTATTAATACTGGTAGATATGGTGAGAATGCCATTAGAGTTGGTGAAATGATTAATGCTGATCAATATGATGGTTATATTATTGGCAATGATGGCGCTGAAATTTGATCATATGAAAAACAAGCATGAATTTATTTACAACAATTAGAGCAAACAGATACTACTAAACTATACAAATTTTTAACTAACTATAATGATAAAATGATTTTACATTTTAATAGTATTGATACCTTATATGTTAACCATGCAGCTAATAGTTGAGGGAAATGAGTAGAAAATTTACAAATTAAAATTGTCCAATTAAAAGATTTTAAAGATATTACCATGCCTATTTCGAAAATCATGGTAATTTTAGAAAAATATTTATCAGCAGAAAATATTACTAAGTTTATTAGTGCTTTTAAAAGTGAATTTCCTCATTTAACTATTGTACAATATCACACTAATGTTTTTTCAATTGGTGTCAAAGATATTAGCAAAGGGTCTGCTGTACAATGATTATGTAATTTGTTAGAAATTGATCCTAAAGATGCACTAACCATTGGTGATGGTTTTAATGATTTACCAATGTTTGAAATATCTGGACATCCTGTCGTGATGGAAAACGCTAATATTGCTTTAAAACCATTTGGAAAACTAATTGCTCCTAGTAATGATGACCATGGGGTTGGTCATATTATTAATAATTATGTTTTAAAAGATATGAAAAAATAA